Proteins encoded within one genomic window of Geotalea daltonii FRC-32:
- a CDS encoding DUF6448 family protein: MTGSTFGLIKALRAMTMVAALVFGGYGLASAHCDTMDGPVVQDARKALAAGDVTPVLKWVQEKDEKSIKAAFNKAFAAQGKKQQQAEEKRFFESLVGIHRAGEGAPFTGLKPAGEVEPVIAEADKALAGGSPDGLVGMVNDAVSQGIRQRYGKAAEASKHKDESVQKGREYVAAYVEYTHYLERLQNSAEGHTAHDNDAAGKKHAAPAHKHGH, from the coding sequence ATGACTGGATCAACGTTTGGATTGATAAAGGCCCTTAGAGCCATGACTATGGTGGCAGCACTGGTGTTTGGGGGCTATGGCCTTGCCTCTGCCCACTGCGATACCATGGATGGCCCGGTCGTGCAGGATGCGCGCAAAGCATTGGCTGCCGGAGATGTCACGCCGGTACTCAAATGGGTGCAGGAAAAGGATGAGAAAAGTATAAAAGCCGCCTTCAATAAGGCGTTTGCCGCCCAGGGAAAGAAACAGCAACAAGCCGAAGAAAAGAGGTTTTTCGAATCGCTGGTGGGCATCCATCGAGCCGGAGAGGGAGCACCCTTCACCGGACTTAAACCTGCAGGCGAAGTGGAACCGGTTATAGCCGAGGCTGACAAGGCGCTGGCTGGTGGGTCTCCCGACGGACTTGTCGGGATGGTCAACGATGCAGTAAGCCAGGGCATCCGCCAGCGTTACGGAAAAGCCGCCGAAGCATCTAAGCATAAGGATGAGAGCGTCCAGAAGGGGCGCGAGTATGTGGCGGCCTATGTGGAATATACCCATTATCTGGAGCGGCTGCAGAATTCTGCCGAAGGGCATACGGCCCATGACAATGATGCCGCTGGCAAGAAACATGCGGCTCCAGCGCATAAGCACGGACATTGA
- a CDS encoding THUMP domain-containing protein — MREWNAVVTVHEGGFTEARRLLEQHGPVAKSDFFNILLMRATDPFQVLAALHGQFADNRAIATCISRFMPMERLFTFQSAAEFEQRCRHEVLSFIPRLVDSRFHVRMHRRGFKGKLSSMDEERFLDEFLLQQLAEAGTSGKITFDDPDAVIALETVGTQGGLSLFTKAQLAQFPLLHLD, encoded by the coding sequence ATGCGCGAATGGAATGCGGTCGTTACTGTTCATGAGGGTGGATTTACCGAGGCACGGCGGCTTCTCGAACAACACGGCCCCGTTGCCAAGTCCGATTTTTTCAATATTCTGCTTATGCGAGCTACCGATCCTTTCCAGGTTCTGGCAGCCCTCCATGGGCAGTTTGCCGACAACCGGGCCATTGCCACCTGCATTTCCCGATTCATGCCCATGGAGCGGCTGTTCACATTCCAGTCAGCGGCAGAGTTCGAGCAGCGCTGCCGTCATGAGGTGCTTTCCTTTATCCCCCGCCTGGTAGATTCCAGGTTTCATGTGCGCATGCACCGGCGCGGTTTCAAGGGGAAGCTCTCCAGCATGGATGAAGAACGCTTTCTCGATGAATTTCTTCTGCAGCAGCTTGCCGAAGCCGGTACCAGCGGCAAGATTACCTTCGATGATCCCGATGCGGTCATTGCCCTGGAAACGGTGGGGACCCAGGGAGGACTTTCCCTTTTCACCAAGGCGCAACTGGCACAATTTCCCCTTTTGCATCTGGACTGA
- a CDS encoding shikimate kinase — MNLVLIGYRGTGKSLVSKLLAERLHMSLFSSDEEVVRRAGMPISEIVAKLGWTGFRDMESEVARQLGALDNAVIDTGGGIIERSENVDALAGNARIIWLKASVDTIVSRIETDTERPALTEGKTFTEEVAEILQRRNPLYQKTAHYTIDTDSLTPDQIADQVLSFWSSR, encoded by the coding sequence ATGAATCTGGTGCTTATAGGATATCGGGGAACGGGTAAAAGTCTTGTTTCGAAGCTGCTGGCGGAGCGCCTGCACATGTCGCTTTTCAGTTCCGATGAGGAAGTGGTGAGAAGGGCGGGCATGCCCATTTCCGAGATAGTCGCCAAACTGGGCTGGACCGGGTTTCGTGATATGGAATCCGAAGTGGCGCGGCAGTTGGGCGCTCTGGACAATGCCGTCATCGACACCGGCGGCGGGATCATCGAGCGCAGTGAAAATGTGGATGCTCTGGCGGGAAATGCCCGCATCATCTGGCTCAAAGCCTCGGTCGACACCATCGTCTCCCGCATCGAAACCGACACCGAACGCCCTGCTCTGACCGAAGGCAAGACCTTTACCGAGGAAGTTGCGGAAATCCTCCAGCGGAGAAATCCCCTCTACCAGAAGACCGCTCACTACACCATCGATACCGACAGCCTCACTCCGGATCAAATTGCCGACCAAGTCCTGTCCTTCTGGAGCAGCCGGTGA
- a CDS encoding LrgB family protein, with protein sequence MNGDMRELWVYLSTTPLLWLTLTLIAYQLGGWLFRRFGSPPVLNPVLTAVVLLVLLLKTSGTDYQTYFRGAQFIHFLLGPATVALAIPLYREVHAVKSAFLPIALALLIGALTGIFSAVGIGWLLGGEKTILLTLAPKSVTTPIAMGISEKIGGLPSLTAVVVVLTGIAGAVIGDVVLNKMRIKDEMARGMALGVASHGIGTAHAIQRGRVAGAFSALAMALNGLLTAIILPFIAPFLR encoded by the coding sequence ATGAACGGGGATATGAGGGAATTATGGGTTTACCTGTCGACGACGCCGCTGCTCTGGCTGACTTTGACTCTCATCGCTTACCAGTTGGGAGGCTGGCTGTTTCGCCGTTTCGGCTCACCTCCTGTCCTCAATCCGGTACTGACTGCGGTCGTGCTTCTGGTCCTTTTGCTCAAGACCAGCGGGACCGATTACCAGACCTATTTCCGGGGCGCCCAGTTCATACATTTTCTTCTCGGACCAGCCACCGTTGCCCTGGCGATCCCCCTTTACCGGGAGGTTCATGCCGTAAAAAGCGCCTTTCTGCCCATTGCGCTGGCTTTGCTGATCGGCGCTCTTACTGGCATTTTCAGCGCCGTTGGCATCGGCTGGCTCCTGGGAGGGGAGAAGACCATTCTCCTGACGCTGGCTCCCAAATCGGTTACCACCCCCATTGCCATGGGTATTTCGGAAAAGATCGGCGGCCTGCCTTCTCTGACAGCAGTGGTGGTGGTATTGACCGGTATTGCCGGGGCGGTGATCGGTGACGTTGTCCTCAATAAAATGAGGATCAAGGACGAAATGGCCCGCGGTATGGCACTGGGCGTGGCTTCACACGGCATCGGCACGGCCCATGCCATTCAGAGGGGAAGGGTGGCGGGTGCTTTCTCTGCCTTGGCCATGGCCCTGAACGGACTGCTGACGGCCATCATTCTGCCGTTCATTGCCCCTTTTTTGCGTTGA
- a CDS encoding response regulator produces the protein MKIVEILLVEDNEADAFLLQEVFQESPYRNKVNVVANGLEAMEFLHRKGSYENAPRPDIILLDLNLPKKDGRAVLEEVKGDPNLKAIPVIVLTTSESEEDVKKSYDSHANCYITKPMELDQTYKVVQGIQDFWFGVVRFPKIVNDNIPRE, from the coding sequence ATGAAGATCGTGGAAATATTGCTTGTGGAAGACAATGAAGCGGATGCTTTCCTGCTGCAGGAGGTATTTCAGGAGAGTCCTTATCGCAACAAGGTCAATGTGGTAGCCAATGGCCTGGAGGCCATGGAATTTCTCCACAGGAAGGGAAGTTACGAAAACGCCCCACGGCCGGACATTATTCTGCTGGATCTCAACCTGCCGAAAAAAGACGGGCGGGCAGTGCTGGAAGAAGTGAAAGGTGATCCCAACCTGAAAGCCATACCGGTTATTGTGCTGACCACCTCGGAATCGGAAGAAGACGTGAAAAAGAGTTACGATTCCCACGCCAACTGCTACATCACCAAGCCCATGGAGCTGGATCAGACTTACAAGGTAGTCCAGGGGATTCAGGACTTCTGGTTCGGCGTGGTGCGGTTTCCGAAGATAGTGAATGACAATATCCCACGGGAATAA
- a CDS encoding DUF1440 domain-containing protein: MSEMTGRHFMDRKMLVTAAAAGLVATAFTGVADRLLDRLVSDEQKRRDRMVRKGTAHEMAGPYFAEKMTGRELDEKGKKRAKTTFSIAYSLVWGAAYGIIRKKYPQLSRYVGLPFAVPFFFACDGLLAPLLGVSPILKKVPWQPSAKEMANHMAWTATAEMVHRAVAR; the protein is encoded by the coding sequence ATGTCTGAGATGACAGGACGACACTTTATGGACCGGAAGATGCTGGTAACGGCAGCAGCAGCCGGTCTGGTGGCAACGGCTTTCACGGGCGTGGCTGACCGGCTTTTGGACCGCCTGGTCAGCGACGAACAGAAGAGGCGCGATCGCATGGTACGAAAGGGGACTGCCCACGAAATGGCCGGACCCTATTTTGCGGAAAAGATGACCGGCAGGGAGTTGGACGAAAAAGGGAAGAAGCGGGCGAAGACAACCTTCAGCATCGCCTATTCCCTCGTCTGGGGAGCTGCATATGGCATTATCCGGAAGAAGTACCCGCAGCTTTCACGCTATGTCGGGTTACCTTTTGCAGTTCCGTTCTTCTTTGCCTGTGATGGCCTACTGGCGCCGCTGCTTGGCGTTTCACCGATTCTCAAAAAAGTGCCGTGGCAGCCAAGTGCGAAAGAGATGGCGAATCATATGGCGTGGACTGCCACAGCGGAGATGGTACACCGGGCGGTGGCGAGATAA
- a CDS encoding ArsR/SmtB family transcription factor, whose protein sequence is MEKIAVVFQSLDDVTRLRILALLLKESELCVCDLVAVLQLPQSTVSRHLSLLKNSGWLTDRRHGLWIYYSINRSLAPVQQFLVPVLVNFVSSSQTAKDDLDRLENLSRGNCCA, encoded by the coding sequence ATGGAAAAGATAGCTGTCGTTTTTCAATCCCTCGACGATGTAACCCGCCTCCGCATTCTGGCCCTCCTTCTCAAGGAGAGTGAATTATGCGTCTGCGATCTTGTAGCGGTTTTACAGCTTCCCCAGTCCACGGTATCCAGACATTTATCCCTTTTGAAAAATTCGGGCTGGCTGACAGACCGGCGTCATGGGCTGTGGATTTATTATTCCATCAACCGCTCCCTGGCCCCTGTCCAGCAATTCCTCGTTCCGGTTCTGGTGAACTTCGTCTCCTCATCCCAGACGGCAAAGGACGATCTGGATCGCCTGGAAAATCTGAGCCGGGGGAACTGCTGCGCCTGA
- a CDS encoding putative manganese-dependent inorganic diphosphatase, with product MERVVYVIGHRNPDTDSVASAIAYAALKVRQGMGNVVAAMAGPPNHQTRFVLEKLGIPEPVYLPDVHPKVRDILHRQPITLSPGDSVYEALEKFHRHQVRSLPVLDSQGVPQGVISLLRLSESLLLPCPEQQRLITTTFAALTRTLGGNLIAGATDDAPLSLKLFVGAMHEESFSERIGGINPEQLLVITGNLRSIQEAAIEKKVRMLVITGGHPVDPDVLDYARRQGVGVLITPHDTATAAWLTRLSTPVTLVAEGKIVTIGTGEPLYKLRQKLLVSGEAAVFAVEEGGTLAGVATKSSLLAPLPFALILVDHNETGQAVPGADAVEIIEVIDHHKLGNSHSDTPIPFFTAPVGSTCTLVAMRYRDSSLEPDRHMASLLLAGILSDTVIFKSPTTTALDREVARWLEGVAKLDASSFGNEIFAASSSLRAYPSARDAVTADFKIFSQDGKTIGIGQVEVVGFQDFYEMKADLLAALTELRLKENLFLAGLMVTDITTESSLFLVEGYTRIAHFMDYPQLEPHLFELKGVMSRKKQMVPHLLRILAKQ from the coding sequence ATGGAGAGAGTCGTTTATGTAATAGGGCATCGTAATCCCGACACCGATTCCGTTGCCTCGGCCATTGCCTATGCAGCACTGAAGGTGCGCCAGGGAATGGGAAACGTAGTTGCAGCCATGGCGGGACCGCCAAACCATCAGACCCGGTTTGTCCTGGAGAAGCTGGGTATTCCGGAACCGGTGTACCTGCCGGATGTGCATCCAAAAGTGCGCGATATTCTGCATCGTCAGCCGATTACCCTGTCCCCCGGGGATAGTGTCTATGAGGCACTGGAAAAATTCCATCGACACCAGGTAAGAAGTCTACCGGTGCTCGATTCTCAAGGCGTGCCACAGGGAGTAATCTCGCTGCTGAGGCTTTCCGAATCACTTCTTCTTCCTTGTCCGGAGCAGCAGAGGCTGATCACGACCACCTTTGCAGCGCTCACCAGAACCCTTGGCGGGAACCTGATTGCCGGAGCTACCGATGATGCGCCCTTGAGCCTGAAACTTTTCGTGGGTGCCATGCACGAGGAATCGTTTTCGGAAAGAATCGGCGGCATAAACCCGGAGCAGCTGCTTGTCATTACCGGCAATCTCCGCAGCATCCAGGAGGCTGCCATCGAGAAAAAGGTCCGCATGCTGGTGATAACGGGAGGCCACCCCGTTGATCCCGACGTTCTTGACTATGCCCGCCGGCAAGGAGTGGGGGTGCTGATCACGCCACATGACACGGCGACGGCAGCCTGGTTGACCAGGCTGTCAACGCCGGTTACCCTTGTTGCCGAGGGAAAGATCGTTACCATCGGCACAGGAGAGCCACTCTACAAGTTGCGTCAGAAACTGCTGGTTTCAGGTGAGGCGGCAGTCTTTGCCGTGGAAGAGGGTGGAACTCTCGCCGGTGTAGCTACCAAGTCATCCCTGTTGGCGCCACTCCCCTTTGCCTTGATTCTGGTAGACCACAATGAAACAGGCCAGGCTGTCCCCGGGGCCGACGCAGTGGAGATTATCGAGGTCATAGATCACCATAAACTGGGAAACAGCCACAGTGACACTCCCATCCCATTTTTTACGGCTCCGGTCGGCAGTACCTGCACGTTGGTGGCAATGCGCTATCGAGACAGCAGTCTGGAGCCCGATCGGCACATGGCCTCACTGCTTCTGGCAGGCATCCTTTCAGACACGGTCATCTTCAAGTCACCGACAACAACTGCACTTGACCGTGAAGTAGCAAGATGGCTCGAAGGAGTGGCCAAGCTCGATGCCAGCTCGTTTGGCAATGAGATCTTTGCCGCAAGCAGTTCCCTCCGGGCGTATCCTTCTGCCAGAGATGCCGTTACCGCCGATTTCAAGATTTTCAGTCAGGATGGAAAAACCATTGGCATCGGCCAGGTGGAGGTGGTTGGTTTTCAGGATTTTTACGAGATGAAGGCGGACCTGCTGGCTGCCCTGACGGAACTGAGGCTGAAGGAGAATCTCTTTCTTGCCGGATTGATGGTCACTGATATTACCACCGAAAGTTCCCTGTTTCTCGTGGAGGGATATACCAGGATCGCCCATTTCATGGACTATCCCCAATTGGAACCGCACCTTTTTGAATTGAAAGGGGTGATGTCCCGTAAGAAACAGATGGTCCCCCATCTGTTGAGGATTCTTGCGAAACAATAG
- a CDS encoding CidA/LrgA family protein, with amino-acid sequence MLENLTIILLCQLIGEVITRMGKLPVPGPVLGMVILFGGLMIRNKMPQELESVGGFLLRYLSLLFVPAGVGIITNLDLLVRSWAPIAGAIIVGTMVTIAVTGLVMQYLNRRQNVRRETRQ; translated from the coding sequence ATGCTTGAAAATTTAACTATTATTCTTCTCTGTCAACTCATCGGCGAGGTCATAACAAGGATGGGCAAGCTGCCTGTACCGGGCCCAGTGCTCGGCATGGTGATTCTCTTCGGCGGGCTGATGATACGCAACAAAATGCCCCAGGAACTGGAATCGGTGGGAGGTTTTCTGCTGCGTTACCTGTCGCTGCTCTTCGTTCCGGCGGGGGTCGGAATCATTACCAATCTGGACCTGCTGGTCAGATCCTGGGCTCCCATCGCAGGCGCCATAATCGTCGGGACCATGGTTACCATTGCCGTGACCGGTCTCGTCATGCAGTACCTGAACCGCAGGCAGAACGTCCGCAGGGAGACCCGCCAATGA
- a CDS encoding sterol desaturase family protein — translation MARTRDILNRELPPWLNAVLVFGTLATVVYFEIKRPLRKMRQDKVTRNARNVFMSWTTAATIALTEKPVTAPLSRAVERYGFGLLKLRRLPVWADLLLSVVLLDYTLYIWHYLTHKVPFLWRFHLAHHVDMDLDASTALRFHAGEMLLSVLWRATQVAVLGISPLGLALWQTLTLMEIMFHHSNVRLSYPVERRLCRLIVTPRMHGIHHSVVQKETDSNWSTIFSWPDYFHGTIRLNVPQDKIITGVAAYQNPAELTVGKIMKLPFTVDRPSWVVPQRGRPQREGLTDPVTSLLPEGAVSVSITNAPLEIPPAQPVRAGKKEVYP, via the coding sequence ATGGCACGAACAAGAGATATTCTGAATCGGGAACTTCCCCCATGGCTTAATGCGGTACTTGTTTTCGGCACCCTTGCCACGGTTGTCTATTTCGAGATCAAACGCCCGTTGCGCAAAATGCGCCAGGACAAGGTCACCCGCAACGCCAGGAACGTCTTCATGTCCTGGACGACGGCAGCGACCATTGCGCTGACGGAAAAGCCGGTAACGGCACCCCTGTCCCGGGCGGTGGAGCGCTATGGTTTCGGATTGCTCAAACTTCGCCGGCTGCCGGTATGGGCTGATCTCCTTCTTTCCGTGGTGCTCCTTGACTACACGCTCTACATCTGGCACTACCTGACCCACAAGGTGCCGTTCCTCTGGAGATTCCATCTGGCCCACCACGTGGATATGGACCTGGATGCCTCGACGGCGCTCCGTTTCCATGCGGGAGAGATGCTCCTCTCGGTACTGTGGCGGGCGACGCAGGTGGCGGTCCTGGGCATTTCTCCGCTGGGGCTTGCCCTTTGGCAGACACTGACTCTGATGGAGATCATGTTTCACCATTCCAACGTGCGGCTATCTTACCCTGTGGAACGGCGACTGTGCCGCCTGATCGTCACTCCCCGCATGCACGGCATCCATCATTCCGTAGTACAGAAGGAAACCGATTCCAACTGGTCGACTATCTTCAGTTGGCCGGACTATTTCCATGGCACCATCCGGCTGAACGTTCCCCAGGACAAGATCATCACTGGTGTCGCCGCTTACCAGAACCCGGCAGAGCTGACAGTGGGGAAGATAATGAAGCTGCCCTTTACCGTTGACCGGCCGAGCTGGGTGGTTCCCCAACGCGGCCGGCCTCAACGGGAAGGACTGACCGATCCGGTGACCAGTTTGCTGCCTGAGGGGGCTGTATCGGTGTCAATCACCAATGCCCCGCTGGAAATTCCTCCGGCCCAACCTGTGCGAGCCGGCAAGAAAGAGGTTTATCCGTAG
- a CDS encoding PAS domain-containing sensor histidine kinase gives MKCILCKSEQIQVLLIVSIYIIFSTLWIYTSDRLLFVNIDPQLRESLSFYKGEAFVLLSAALLYLLIIRYSKRLKEASLAGEERFRLIADSMPSFVWTAKPDGTVDYVNKIFKEFTGLETYDDSSCIHPEDRAATETIWREAMQTGNQYQIEHRFRRHDGIYRWYLCRAVPVHDPAGKIIRWYGTSTDIDDLKSAKERISRILDSTSDGFIAIDRDWRVTDFNRKAEELSGLKAEQLIGQTYWEIVPQAPGSRIENAYRSAMEENRSVHFEEYYLCYGKLLDVYVHPYVDGIAVFFHDLSDRERVAEALRSRTEELESLLRHAPIGFAFFDNQHRYLRVNKALCQINGLSEEQTLGKTIGEVLPVNARIVDPILVQVFDSGEAVETEISGETPKEPGITRHWLTGFFPVFASTKKPVAVGTYVVEITERKRAEEAMSRLAAIVQGAEDAVFSEDLNGIVQTWNKGAEKLYGYSADEIIGKHISIVVPPELAGELEEMTRKMKQGIQDHFETVRITKQGERIFVFLTMSPIRNATGRIVGVSKIVRDISERKRAEEDLKETVKALERTNRELQQFAYVASHDLQEPLRNVTRYMDLFARKYEGHIDEKADKYIRFAMEGANRIHALVNDLLAYSELGVAAGEFKPVSMLAIAEEAMDNLRQLIEESHAVIVLDAMPEVHGNKGQLVQLLQNLLCNAVKFGKSHVAPLIRISAERLADAWCFSVRDNGVGIDPLYFDKIFVIFQRLHARSEHPGTGIGLAICRKIVELHGGRIWVESRLDEGSTFYFTIPARGGTR, from the coding sequence ATGAAATGTATACTATGTAAGTCAGAGCAGATCCAGGTCTTGCTGATCGTGTCGATCTATATCATTTTCAGCACCCTTTGGATATACACCTCCGATAGGCTGCTGTTCGTGAATATCGACCCGCAGCTCAGGGAAAGTCTCTCCTTCTATAAGGGTGAAGCGTTTGTTTTACTTTCAGCAGCACTTCTTTACCTGCTGATCATCAGGTACTCGAAGCGGCTGAAGGAGGCTTCTCTTGCCGGCGAGGAGAGGTTCCGCCTCATTGCCGATTCCATGCCCAGCTTTGTCTGGACTGCCAAGCCTGACGGCACGGTTGATTATGTGAACAAGATCTTTAAAGAGTTTACCGGGCTGGAAACATACGACGATTCCTCTTGCATCCATCCCGAAGACCGTGCCGCAACGGAAACTATCTGGCGAGAGGCGATGCAGACCGGTAACCAGTACCAGATCGAGCATCGCTTCAGGCGACATGACGGCATCTACCGCTGGTATCTGTGCCGGGCCGTTCCCGTGCACGACCCTGCCGGAAAGATCATCAGGTGGTACGGCACATCAACCGACATTGACGATCTCAAGAGCGCCAAGGAACGGATCAGCAGGATTCTGGACAGCACCTCCGACGGGTTCATCGCCATAGACCGTGACTGGCGTGTCACCGACTTCAACCGCAAAGCGGAGGAGCTTTCCGGGTTGAAGGCGGAACAGCTGATCGGGCAGACTTACTGGGAAATAGTGCCACAAGCGCCTGGTTCAAGGATCGAGAATGCGTATCGGTCGGCCATGGAGGAAAACAGGTCGGTACATTTCGAGGAATACTACCTGTGCTACGGCAAATTACTGGATGTCTATGTTCACCCTTATGTGGACGGCATCGCAGTTTTTTTCCATGATCTGAGCGATCGCGAACGGGTAGCAGAAGCTTTGCGGTCAAGGACAGAGGAACTTGAGTCCCTCCTTAGACATGCTCCTATCGGCTTCGCCTTCTTTGATAACCAGCACCGGTATCTGCGGGTGAACAAGGCCCTCTGCCAGATAAACGGCTTATCCGAGGAGCAGACCCTGGGGAAAACCATTGGGGAGGTTCTCCCGGTCAATGCGCGGATAGTTGACCCCATTCTTGTCCAGGTGTTCGATTCAGGTGAAGCAGTGGAGACGGAAATTTCAGGTGAGACCCCCAAAGAACCAGGTATTACCCGCCATTGGCTTACAGGTTTCTTTCCGGTGTTCGCTTCAACCAAAAAACCTGTAGCTGTAGGGACTTATGTGGTTGAAATAACCGAGCGCAAACGGGCAGAAGAAGCCATGTCCCGCCTTGCCGCTATCGTCCAGGGGGCTGAAGACGCGGTTTTCAGCGAGGACCTGAACGGCATCGTCCAGACATGGAATAAGGGGGCGGAGAAACTCTATGGTTATTCGGCCGACGAAATTATCGGCAAACACATCTCCATTGTAGTCCCGCCGGAACTAGCCGGCGAGCTTGAGGAAATGACGCGCAAAATGAAGCAGGGCATTCAGGACCACTTCGAGACAGTACGTATCACCAAGCAGGGCGAGAGAATCTTTGTTTTTCTCACCATGTCTCCCATTAGAAATGCCACCGGCAGGATCGTGGGAGTCTCAAAGATAGTCCGCGACATCTCCGAAAGGAAAAGAGCGGAGGAAGATCTGAAAGAGACCGTGAAAGCCCTGGAACGGACAAACCGTGAGCTGCAACAGTTTGCCTATGTGGCATCCCACGACCTGCAGGAACCGCTCCGCAACGTGACCAGGTACATGGATCTCTTTGCCCGAAAATATGAGGGACATATTGACGAGAAGGCGGACAAATACATTCGCTTTGCCATGGAGGGAGCCAATCGCATACATGCGCTGGTCAACGACCTGTTGGCCTATTCCGAGCTCGGGGTGGCGGCAGGGGAATTCAAGCCGGTCTCCATGCTGGCCATTGCCGAAGAGGCCATGGACAACCTGCGGCAGTTGATAGAGGAAAGCCACGCAGTCATTGTCCTTGATGCCATGCCTGAAGTCCATGGTAATAAGGGACAACTGGTGCAGCTTCTGCAAAATCTGCTCTGCAATGCCGTGAAATTCGGGAAAAGCCATGTGGCGCCTCTGATCCGCATCTCTGCAGAGCGCCTCGCAGATGCATGGTGTTTCAGCGTCCGTGACAACGGTGTCGGCATAGACCCCCTTTACTTCGACAAGATATTCGTCATCTTTCAACGGCTGCATGCCCGGTCTGAACATCCCGGCACCGGTATCGGGCTCGCCATCTGCCGCAAGATCGTCGAATTGCATGGGGGAAGAATCTGGGTTGAGTCCCGGCTTGACGAAGGATCGACCTTTTATTTCACTATTCCTGCCCGTGGAGGGACCAGATGA